From Apium graveolens cultivar Ventura chromosome 9, ASM990537v1, whole genome shotgun sequence, the proteins below share one genomic window:
- the LOC141683689 gene encoding uncharacterized protein LOC141683689 has translation MTLVTHDALETIFQALNADDDMVEDSSPSLTASPTKSKQDRDVPSLEDVNWAESCFVSDAENSDPNWTSLLDALAETLSSRSYAPASSASESDALTGGVDIASVPTSKETEPLVSAETTAFDSASIPAKNKLKKNSDKYPIDDQSDASPLDSTYENLFLPIYKEGMKALDDFVAEFDAEFPVYVMEQRNESIFKEWDIDIPEEEDELTKQLGKILSGGDTSEADPSSIDDTGVWEASRGQSIDDLVAGYIDLSIDDLISGVSDLSLNGSSAS, from the coding sequence ATGACATTAGTTACTCACGATGCCCTGGAAACCATCTTTCAAGCCTTGAATGCGGACGATGACATGGTAGAAGATTCTTCTCCATCTCTTACTGCCAGTCCTACAAAATCCAAGCAGGATAGAGATGTGCCTTCCCTGGAAGATGTAAATTGGGCAGAGTCCTGTTTCGTTAGCGATGCTGAAAATTCAGATCCGAATTGGACATCCTTGTTGGATGCCTTAGCGGAGACTCTTAGTTCCCGTTCTTATGCACCTGCTAGTTCAGCATCTGAAAGTGATGCGTTGACAGGAGGAGTTGACATTGCATCTGTACCTACCAGTAAAGAAACTGAACCCTTGGTCTCTGCGGAAACAACTGCCTTCGATTCTGCATCTATTCCGGctaaaaacaaattaaaaaagAACAGTGATAAATACCCAATAGATGACCAAAGTGATGCCTCGCCCTTGGATAGTACTTATGAAAATTTGTTTCTTCCAATCTACAAGGAAGGAATGAAAGCACTTGATGATTTTGTTGCTGAATTTGATGCTGAATTTCCAGTATATGTGATGGAGCAAAGAAACGAAAGTATCTTTAAGGAGTGGGATATAGACATTCCAGAGGAGGAAGATGAGCTTACCAAACAGTTGGGCAAAATCCTCTCAGGCGGTGATACTTCAGAAGCAGATCCTTCAAGTATTGATGACACTGGGGTGTGGGAAGCATCGAGGGGACAGTCTATTGATGATCTTGTAGCCGGATATATTGACCTGTCAATTGATGATCTTATTTCTGGAGTTTCTGACCTGTCTTTGAATGGATCTTCTGCTTCATGA
- the LOC141683229 gene encoding kinesin-like protein KIN-7E isoform X2 yields MGAIGEEELMKWDKMQGAGSAREEKILVLVRLRPLSDKEIARNEVSDWECINETSILFRNSLQERSMFPTAYTYDRVFGGDCSTRQVYDSGAKEIALSVVSGINSSIFAYGQTSSGKTYTMLGITEYTVADIYDYIQRHEERAFVLKFSAMEIYNEVVRDLLSTENIPLRLLDDPEKGTVVEKLTEETLRDQKHLKELLSVCEAQRQVGETSLNETSSRSHQILRLTIESSAREFVGKGKSTTLAASVNFIDLAGSERASQALSSGQRLKEGCHINRSLLTLSTVIRKLSKGRHGHVNYRDSKLTRILQPCLGGNARTAIICTLSPSLSHVEQSRNTLLFASCAKEVTTNAQVNVVMSDKALVKQLQKELARLESELRAPAPTSTSDHTVLLRKKDLQIEKLEREVKEISKQRDLAQAKLEDALREIQNGRSSHQGNRSDMAINQLSDDEEDLSDGTSPSVSNRRKFVRSGAHHGLEELPLQTGHDSDAICKDVLCIEMDESSKDGTSEPLPLSAGQDDGRVPALTESGVGDLEDEEMISTLPREVSHPQNSYNYNALEQKVQDVQKTIDTLFGTYPAETSPWSLATDMSSSGSPKLGRSSSCRPNLMIGSSSPGYYEMLQSNEKTPPNQSANFFPGRPAHSQRRIPPLNYNDNTKRLSRNDSQSSVGSVLLDELKGQNRLPGDEDIPSIDTFVAGMNEMAKLQYEKKSGNNQARETDLKVKMFAKNVKDIGLDPMQDVMGTLTDWPLEFERQKRSILELWETCNVSLIHRTYFVLLFKGDPKDSIYMEVELRRLSFLKETFLKGGPAVEDGRTLTLASSLKALRRERDMLSRLMYKRFSEEERNRIYEKWDISLDSKRRRLQLILRLWSDTKDMNHIMDSAAIVARLVRFSEQGQAPKEIFGLSFTPPRMVRRSSFGWKQSTAPLY; encoded by the exons ATGGGGGCAATTGGTGAAGAAGAGTTGATGAAATGGGATAAGATGCAAGGAGCAGGAAGTGCCCGTGAAGAGAAGATTCTTGTGTTGGTGAGGTTGAGGCCGTTGAGTGACAAGGAGATCGCAAGGAATGAAGTATCGGATTGGGAATGCATTAATGAGACCAGCATATTGTTCCGGAACAGCCTCCAAGAACGGTCTATGTTTCCTACAGCGTATACATATG ACAGAGTATTTGGGGGTGACTGTTCGACAAGGCAAGTGTATGATTCAGGAGCAAAAGAGATTGCCCTTTCAGTTGTCAGTGGTATAAACT CAAGTATATTTGCATATGGGCAAACAAGTAGCGGAAAAACATACACCATGCTTGGAATAACCGAGTATACAGTTGCAGATATATATGACTACATACAACGG CATGAAGAAAGAGCATTTGTTCTGAAGTTCTCTGCAATGGAGATCTACAATGAAGTCGTTAGAGACCTCCTTAGCACAGAAAATATTCCACTTAGGCTCTTAGATGACCCAGAG AAAGGGACGGTTGTCGAGAAACTCACAGAAGAAACTTTGAGGGACCAGAAGCATCTCAAGGAGCTTCTTTCCGTCTGTGAAG CTCAGAGACAAGTGGGGGAGACATCCCTGAATGAAACAAGCTCTAGATCCCATCAAATTCTCAGATTG ACAATTGAGAGCTCCGCTCGTGAGTTTGTAGGAAAAGGCAAGTCCACAACTTTGGCGGCCAGTGTG AACTTTATTGATCTGGCGGGGAGTGAGCGTGCGTCACAGGCATTATCAAGTGGACAGAGACTTAAAGAAGGCTGTCATATCAATCGTAGTCTACTGACACTGTCAACTGTTATTCGCAAGCTAAG TAAGGGAAGACATGGACATGTGAATTACAGGGACTCTAAACTAACCCGAATTCTACAACCCTGCTTGGGTGGCAATGCAAGAACTGCCATTATTTGCACCTTGAGCCcttctctaagtcatgttgagCAATCCAGAAATACTCTCCTGTTTGCCAGTTGTGCAAAAGAAGTAACTACAAATGCTCAGGTCAATGTTGTAATGTCAGATAAAGCCTTAGTTAAGCAGTTGCAAAAGGAGTTGGCTCGATTAGAGAGCGAGTTAAGAGCTCCTGCCCCTACTTCAACTTCTGATCATACAGTATTGCTGAGAAAGAAAGATCTTCAGATTGAGAAG TTAGAAAGAGAGGTCAAAGAGATAAGTAAGCAACGTGATCTTGCTCAAGCCAAGCTTGAGGACGCATTACGAGAGATTCAAAATGGCCGGTCTTCTCACCAAGGCAACCGGAGTGATATGGCAATTAACCAGctttcagatgatgaagaagacTTATCTGATGGCACCTCTCCATCAGTTTCAAATAGAAGGAAGTTTGTTAGATCTGGGGCGCATCATGGCCTGGAAGAGTTGCCGCTGCAAACTGGTCATGACTCTGACGCCATCTGCAAAGATGTTCTATGCATTGAAATGGATGAGTCCAGCAAGGATGGAACTTCTGAACCTCTTCCCCTGTCAGCTGGTCAGGACGACGGGCGAGTGCCAGCATTAACAGAATCTGGTGTTGGAGACTTAGAAGATGAGGAAATGATTTCAACATTACCTAGAGAAGTAAGTCACCCCCAAAACTCCTACAACTACAATGCACTGGAGCAGAAAGTTCAAGATGTGCAAAAGACCATTGATACTTTATTTGGCACTTACCCTGCTGAAACATCTCCGTGGTCCCTCGCAACAGATATGTCTAGTTCTGGAAGCCCAAAGTTAGGTAGGAGCTCTAGTTGTAGACCTAATCTCATGATTGGCTCATCTTCACCTGGCTATTATGAGATGTTACAATCAAATGAGAAAACCCCGCCTAATCAATCAGCAAATTTTTTTCCTGGAAGACCAGCACACTCCCAGAGGAGGATTCCTCCACTAAATTATAATGACAACACTAAGAGGCTTTCAAGAAATGATTCCCAATCCTCTGTGGGAAGTGTTTTATTGGATGAGCTTAAAGGTCAGAACAGGTTACCTGGAGATGAAGATATCCCTAGCATTGACACATTCGTTGCTGGAATGAATGAAATGGCCAAGCTTCAGTATGAGAAAAAATCTGGCAATAATCAGGCTA GGGAGACAGATTTGAAGGTTAAAATGTTTGCGAAGAATGTCAAAGATATTGGTTTGGACCCAATGCAGGATGTGATGGGAACTCTTACAGACTGGCCTTTGGAATTTGAGAGGCAGAAGAGGTCGATACTTGAACTTTGGGAAACTTGCAATGTTTCACTGATTCATAGGACATATTTTGTTCTGCTCTTCAAAGGTGATCCCAAGGATTCCATTTACATGGAAGTAGAGCTTCGAAGACTTTCCTTCCTCAAAGAAACATTTTTAAAGGGAGGTCCAGCTGTGGAAGATGGTCGGACTCTTACATTGGCTTCAAG CTTGAAAGCTCTTCGTCGTGAACGAGATATGCTGAGCAGGTTAATGTACAAAAGGTTCTCAGAAGAAGAACGAAACAGGATCTATGAGAAGTGGGATATCAGTTTGGATTCAAAAAGGAGGCGGCTGCAGCTGATTCTACGTCTGTGGAGTGACACAAAGGATATGAACCACATTATGGATAGTGCTGCAATCGTCGCAAGGCTTGTTAGGTTCTCGGAGCAAGGACAGGCGCCAAAAGAAATATTTGGCCTTAGCTTCACTCCGCCACGTATGGTGAGGAGATCATCTTTTGGATGGAAGCAGAGCACTGCGCCTCTCTACTGA
- the LOC141683688 gene encoding fructose-bisphosphate aldolase 1, chloroplastic-like, with translation MASASLLKSSTVLDKSEWVKGRTLRQPSVSVVRCHPTAASALNIRASYADELVKTAKTIASPGRGILAMDESNATCGKRLASIGLENTEANRQAYRTLLVSVPGLGNYISGAILFEETLYQSTVDGKKIVDVLKEQNIVPGIKTDKGLVPLAGSNDESWCQGLDGLASRSAAYYQQGARFCKWRTVVSIPNGPSALAVKEAAWGLARYAAISQDNGLVPIVEPEIMLDGEHGIARTFEVAQAVWAEVFFYLAQNNVLYEGILLKPSMVTPGAECKERATPEQVADYTLKLLHRRIPPAVPGIMFLSGGQSEVEATLNLNAMNQSPNPWHVSFSYARALQNTCLKTWGGRPENVAAAQEALLVRAKANSLAQLGKYTGEGESEEAKKGMFVKGYVY, from the exons ATGGCCTCTGCATCCCTCCTCAAGTCCTCTACTGTTCTTGATAAGTCAGAGTGGGTTAAGGGTCGGACCCTCCGCCAGCCCTCGGTCTCTGTTGTCCGTTGCCACCCTACCGCGGCCTCAGCCTTAAACATCAGAGCTTCCTATGCCGATGAGCTTGTTAAGACTGCG AAAACTATTGCATCACCTGGACGTGGGATTTTGGCCATGGATGAGTCAAATGCTACATGTGGAAAGCGGTTAGCCTCAATTGGCCTCGAGAACACAGAGGCCAACCGCCAAGCATACCGTACCCTCCTGGTCTCGGTTCCAGGACTAGGTAACTACATCTCTGGTGCTATCCTGTTTGAGGAAACTCTTTACCAGTCAACAGTTGATGGCAAGAAGATTGTTGATGTTCTCAAGGAGCAGAACATTGTTCCTGGTATCAAAACCGACAAG GGTTTAGTCCCCCTAGCTGGTTCAAATGATGAATCCTGGTGCCAAGGTCTTGATGGTCTCGCTTCACGCAGTGCTGCTTACTATCAACAGGGAGCTCGGTTTTGCAAATG GCGTACCGTTGTGAGCATTCCCAATGGTCCATCTGCATTGGCAGTGAAAGAAGCTGCTTGGGGCCTTGCTCGCTATGCTGCAATCTCTCAG GATAACGGGTTGGTACCAATCGTGGAGCCTGAAATCATGCTTGATGGTGAACATGGCATTGCCAGGACATTTGAAGTGGCTCAAGCAGTTTGGGCTGAAGTCTTCTTTTATCTTGCTCAGAACAATGTCCTCTATGAAGGTATCCTCCTCAAGCCTAGCATGGTTACCCCTGGTGCAGAATGCAAGGAAAGAGCCACTCCTGAACAAGTTGCTGACTACACTTTGAAACTTCTTCATAGAAGAATCCCTCCCGCTGTCCCTGGAATCATG TTTCTGTCAGGAGGACAATCTGAAGTCGAAGCAACCCTCAACTTGAACGCCATGAACCAATCTCCCAACCCGTGGCACGTGTCATTCTCCTACGCCAGGGCTCTTCAGAACACCTGCCTGAAGACATGGGGAGGTCGCCCAGAGAACGTGGCTGCAGCTCAAGAGGCATTGCTCGTGAGGGCCAAGGCTAACTCCCTCGCTCAACTTGGAAAGTACACTGGTGAAGGCGAATCAGAGGAAGCAAAGAAGGGAATGTTTGTCAAGGGCTATGTGTACTAA
- the LOC141683229 gene encoding kinesin-like protein KIN-7E isoform X1, whose protein sequence is MGAIGEEELMKWDKMQGAGSAREEKILVLVRLRPLSDKEIARNEVSDWECINETSILFRNSLQERSMFPTAYTYDRVFGGDCSTRQVYDSGAKEIALSVVSGINSSIFAYGQTSSGKTYTMLGITEYTVADIYDYIQRHEERAFVLKFSAMEIYNEVVRDLLSTENIPLRLLDDPEKGTVVEKLTEETLRDQKHLKELLSVCEAQRQVGETSLNETSSRSHQILRLTIESSAREFVGKGKSTTLAASVNFIDLAGSERASQALSSGQRLKEGCHINRSLLTLSTVIRKLSKGRHGHVNYRDSKLTRILQPCLGGNARTAIICTLSPSLSHVEQSRNTLLFASCAKEVTTNAQVNVVMSDKALVKQLQKELARLESELRAPAPTSTSDHTVLLRKKDLQIEKLEREVKEISKQRDLAQAKLEDALREIQNGRSSHQGNRSDMAINQLSDDEEDLSDGTSPSVSNRRKFVRSGAHHGLEELPLQTGHDSDAICKDVLCIEMDESSKDGTSEPLPLSAGQDDGRVPALTESGVGDLEDEEMISTLPREVSHPQNSYNYNALEQKVQDVQKTIDTLFGTYPAETSPWSLATDMSSSGSPKLGRSSSCRPNLMIGSSSPGYYEMLQSNEKTPPNQSANFFPGRPAHSQRRIPPLNYNDNTKRLSRNDSQSSVGSVLLDELKGQNRLPGDEDIPSIDTFVAGMNEMAKLQYEKKSGNNQAGETDLKVKMFAKNVKDIGLDPMQDVMGTLTDWPLEFERQKRSILELWETCNVSLIHRTYFVLLFKGDPKDSIYMEVELRRLSFLKETFLKGGPAVEDGRTLTLASSLKALRRERDMLSRLMYKRFSEEERNRIYEKWDISLDSKRRRLQLILRLWSDTKDMNHIMDSAAIVARLVRFSEQGQAPKEIFGLSFTPPRMVRRSSFGWKQSTAPLY, encoded by the exons ATGGGGGCAATTGGTGAAGAAGAGTTGATGAAATGGGATAAGATGCAAGGAGCAGGAAGTGCCCGTGAAGAGAAGATTCTTGTGTTGGTGAGGTTGAGGCCGTTGAGTGACAAGGAGATCGCAAGGAATGAAGTATCGGATTGGGAATGCATTAATGAGACCAGCATATTGTTCCGGAACAGCCTCCAAGAACGGTCTATGTTTCCTACAGCGTATACATATG ACAGAGTATTTGGGGGTGACTGTTCGACAAGGCAAGTGTATGATTCAGGAGCAAAAGAGATTGCCCTTTCAGTTGTCAGTGGTATAAACT CAAGTATATTTGCATATGGGCAAACAAGTAGCGGAAAAACATACACCATGCTTGGAATAACCGAGTATACAGTTGCAGATATATATGACTACATACAACGG CATGAAGAAAGAGCATTTGTTCTGAAGTTCTCTGCAATGGAGATCTACAATGAAGTCGTTAGAGACCTCCTTAGCACAGAAAATATTCCACTTAGGCTCTTAGATGACCCAGAG AAAGGGACGGTTGTCGAGAAACTCACAGAAGAAACTTTGAGGGACCAGAAGCATCTCAAGGAGCTTCTTTCCGTCTGTGAAG CTCAGAGACAAGTGGGGGAGACATCCCTGAATGAAACAAGCTCTAGATCCCATCAAATTCTCAGATTG ACAATTGAGAGCTCCGCTCGTGAGTTTGTAGGAAAAGGCAAGTCCACAACTTTGGCGGCCAGTGTG AACTTTATTGATCTGGCGGGGAGTGAGCGTGCGTCACAGGCATTATCAAGTGGACAGAGACTTAAAGAAGGCTGTCATATCAATCGTAGTCTACTGACACTGTCAACTGTTATTCGCAAGCTAAG TAAGGGAAGACATGGACATGTGAATTACAGGGACTCTAAACTAACCCGAATTCTACAACCCTGCTTGGGTGGCAATGCAAGAACTGCCATTATTTGCACCTTGAGCCcttctctaagtcatgttgagCAATCCAGAAATACTCTCCTGTTTGCCAGTTGTGCAAAAGAAGTAACTACAAATGCTCAGGTCAATGTTGTAATGTCAGATAAAGCCTTAGTTAAGCAGTTGCAAAAGGAGTTGGCTCGATTAGAGAGCGAGTTAAGAGCTCCTGCCCCTACTTCAACTTCTGATCATACAGTATTGCTGAGAAAGAAAGATCTTCAGATTGAGAAG TTAGAAAGAGAGGTCAAAGAGATAAGTAAGCAACGTGATCTTGCTCAAGCCAAGCTTGAGGACGCATTACGAGAGATTCAAAATGGCCGGTCTTCTCACCAAGGCAACCGGAGTGATATGGCAATTAACCAGctttcagatgatgaagaagacTTATCTGATGGCACCTCTCCATCAGTTTCAAATAGAAGGAAGTTTGTTAGATCTGGGGCGCATCATGGCCTGGAAGAGTTGCCGCTGCAAACTGGTCATGACTCTGACGCCATCTGCAAAGATGTTCTATGCATTGAAATGGATGAGTCCAGCAAGGATGGAACTTCTGAACCTCTTCCCCTGTCAGCTGGTCAGGACGACGGGCGAGTGCCAGCATTAACAGAATCTGGTGTTGGAGACTTAGAAGATGAGGAAATGATTTCAACATTACCTAGAGAAGTAAGTCACCCCCAAAACTCCTACAACTACAATGCACTGGAGCAGAAAGTTCAAGATGTGCAAAAGACCATTGATACTTTATTTGGCACTTACCCTGCTGAAACATCTCCGTGGTCCCTCGCAACAGATATGTCTAGTTCTGGAAGCCCAAAGTTAGGTAGGAGCTCTAGTTGTAGACCTAATCTCATGATTGGCTCATCTTCACCTGGCTATTATGAGATGTTACAATCAAATGAGAAAACCCCGCCTAATCAATCAGCAAATTTTTTTCCTGGAAGACCAGCACACTCCCAGAGGAGGATTCCTCCACTAAATTATAATGACAACACTAAGAGGCTTTCAAGAAATGATTCCCAATCCTCTGTGGGAAGTGTTTTATTGGATGAGCTTAAAGGTCAGAACAGGTTACCTGGAGATGAAGATATCCCTAGCATTGACACATTCGTTGCTGGAATGAATGAAATGGCCAAGCTTCAGTATGAGAAAAAATCTGGCAATAATCAG GCAGGGGAGACAGATTTGAAGGTTAAAATGTTTGCGAAGAATGTCAAAGATATTGGTTTGGACCCAATGCAGGATGTGATGGGAACTCTTACAGACTGGCCTTTGGAATTTGAGAGGCAGAAGAGGTCGATACTTGAACTTTGGGAAACTTGCAATGTTTCACTGATTCATAGGACATATTTTGTTCTGCTCTTCAAAGGTGATCCCAAGGATTCCATTTACATGGAAGTAGAGCTTCGAAGACTTTCCTTCCTCAAAGAAACATTTTTAAAGGGAGGTCCAGCTGTGGAAGATGGTCGGACTCTTACATTGGCTTCAAG CTTGAAAGCTCTTCGTCGTGAACGAGATATGCTGAGCAGGTTAATGTACAAAAGGTTCTCAGAAGAAGAACGAAACAGGATCTATGAGAAGTGGGATATCAGTTTGGATTCAAAAAGGAGGCGGCTGCAGCTGATTCTACGTCTGTGGAGTGACACAAAGGATATGAACCACATTATGGATAGTGCTGCAATCGTCGCAAGGCTTGTTAGGTTCTCGGAGCAAGGACAGGCGCCAAAAGAAATATTTGGCCTTAGCTTCACTCCGCCACGTATGGTGAGGAGATCATCTTTTGGATGGAAGCAGAGCACTGCGCCTCTCTACTGA